Proteins encoded within one genomic window of Bdellovibrio bacteriovorus:
- a CDS encoding CidA/LrgA family protein, whose product MAPLCERTRNLREARCLQPRGPLQSLTMILALLILLTFQFLGEGTVALLNLFIPGPVLGMVYFFIALVLWPPLKEKVEALSRFMNAHLALFFVPAGVGIIDYFDLFGRYGWAMAITLIISTLITLAVTAWFFNFLLKMNPEEPKS is encoded by the coding sequence ATGGCCCCGCTATGTGAAAGGACAAGAAACCTTCGGGAAGCTCGTTGCCTCCAACCCCGGGGCCCGTTACAGTCTTTAACCATGATATTGGCACTTTTGATTCTGCTGACATTCCAGTTCTTAGGAGAGGGCACGGTGGCTCTCTTGAATCTCTTTATTCCGGGACCGGTTTTGGGGATGGTGTACTTTTTTATTGCGCTGGTGTTATGGCCGCCCTTGAAAGAAAAAGTGGAAGCACTCAGCCGTTTTATGAATGCGCACTTGGCTTTGTTCTTTGTGCCTGCGGGTGTAGGCATCATCGATTACTTTGATTTATTTGGTCGTTATGGCTGGGCTATGGCCATCACGCTTATCATCAGTACACTGATTACCTTGGCTGTGACCGCATGGTTCTTTAACTTCCTTTTAAAAATGAATCCTGAGGAGCCAAAGTCATGA
- a CDS encoding D-alanyl-D-alanine carboxypeptidase yields MAQASLLKNIAASIIVSTAVASTASAFSYKMNAMCFMKDSTNKAEAFNPTAQEIKDSGSSYVRSTPTNVTETDIKTKFRVASLSKILVTHWATATLGPEYRFKTRLYITPTNPDKTCYVHLAGDGDIFMGKEMLSTVFKQLKPILTSRGCTSISQLSYDEKFVVPMGPGSAYIVQHRDDSTFRGADPDLFYGPLTTQKALTHFVRNYSQIRVKTIKPSISSEFKKYTEEVKVTGYSFQSRPLYMMMREFNAYSSNVPPNILFERLGGVNGYKAFIKNRLGMDESTVVMKNGSGYPVMINDEKIYNEVTCESIVRIIQDLDHMLKAYKGSKAFQLADVMAVGGDGEHYSTFKSLYGSDTFENTLTGKTGSADKAITFGGALSTTDGNLYFAVLTEPDIYDQRNLNKPRTYIRDLVSILAERVRLKKFDYTQVGLMNPIDSASTLVAESNNLSLKMK; encoded by the coding sequence ATGGCTCAGGCTTCTCTACTAAAAAATATTGCTGCTAGCATTATCGTTTCTACCGCCGTTGCAAGTACCGCATCTGCGTTCTCTTATAAAATGAATGCCATGTGCTTTATGAAGGATTCGACGAATAAAGCCGAAGCTTTCAACCCCACCGCACAAGAAATCAAAGACAGTGGCAGCAGTTACGTGCGGTCGACTCCCACAAACGTGACGGAAACAGATATTAAAACGAAATTCCGTGTCGCTTCTCTTTCAAAAATCCTAGTTACACATTGGGCGACGGCCACCTTGGGCCCTGAATACCGCTTTAAAACCCGTCTTTATATTACTCCGACAAATCCAGATAAAACTTGTTATGTTCACCTAGCTGGTGACGGCGATATCTTCATGGGTAAAGAGATGTTGTCGACGGTGTTTAAGCAGTTGAAACCTATTCTTACGAGCCGTGGTTGTACTTCCATCAGCCAGCTTTCTTATGATGAAAAATTCGTAGTGCCAATGGGACCGGGCAGTGCTTATATCGTTCAACATCGCGACGATAGCACTTTCCGTGGCGCCGATCCGGATTTGTTCTATGGTCCATTGACGACACAAAAAGCGCTGACTCATTTCGTAAGAAACTACAGTCAAATCCGTGTGAAAACTATCAAACCTTCAATCTCTTCTGAGTTTAAAAAGTACACTGAAGAGGTAAAAGTCACGGGCTATTCTTTCCAATCTCGTCCTCTTTATATGATGATGCGTGAATTCAATGCTTACTCTTCCAACGTTCCACCGAATATTTTGTTTGAGCGTTTGGGCGGTGTGAACGGTTATAAAGCCTTCATCAAAAATCGTTTGGGTATGGATGAAAGCACCGTCGTAATGAAGAATGGTTCTGGTTATCCAGTCATGATCAACGATGAAAAAATTTATAACGAAGTAACATGCGAATCTATCGTACGCATCATCCAAGACTTGGATCATATGCTGAAGGCTTATAAAGGCTCTAAAGCATTCCAATTGGCAGACGTCATGGCTGTCGGTGGAGACGGCGAACACTACTCTACATTTAAGTCCTTGTACGGTTCAGATACTTTCGAAAACACACTGACAGGCAAGACAGGTTCCGCAGATAAAGCCATCACTTTCGGTGGAGCTCTTTCAACGACCGACGGGAACTTGTACTTCGCGGTCTTAACAGAACCAGATATCTATGATCAAAGAAACCTTAACAAGCCACGCACTTATATCCGTGATCTTGTCTCTATCTTGGCAGAGCGTGTAAGATTGAAGAAGTTTGACTACACTCAAGTGGGCTTGATGAATCCTATCGATTCAGCATCAACACTGGTGGCGGAATCAAACAATCTTTCCTTGAAGATGAAATAA
- a CDS encoding ankyrin repeat domain-containing protein — translation MNLFRLALIACMVFAGSVSPAAGSKKLVDDKAFELAYAGKTKELQKSVDAGININKPNEKGETLLMTAASSGQIDVVKFLLSKKADVTIKDKDQKTALYYALTNEQPEVSKALIEANAPLNDLNELGDNALTLASSLNDHATMKVLLAKDASLVNKGNSEGKTPLMEAARHGNAETIKILLDAGADKKAKNSSGKTALDIATKAQNQKAVTLLSAKK, via the coding sequence ATGAACCTTTTTAGATTGGCCTTAATCGCATGTATGGTTTTCGCGGGCTCCGTGAGTCCCGCTGCAGGCAGCAAGAAACTTGTCGACGACAAAGCTTTTGAATTGGCTTACGCCGGAAAAACCAAAGAGCTTCAGAAATCCGTAGATGCGGGAATCAACATCAATAAGCCCAACGAAAAAGGCGAAACTCTTCTTATGACCGCAGCGTCTAGCGGCCAGATCGACGTCGTAAAATTCCTGCTTTCTAAAAAAGCCGACGTCACTATCAAAGACAAAGATCAAAAGACCGCTTTGTACTATGCGCTCACCAACGAGCAGCCTGAAGTTTCAAAAGCCTTGATTGAAGCCAATGCTCCTTTGAATGATTTGAATGAGCTAGGCGACAACGCCCTGACTCTCGCTTCGTCATTGAACGACCACGCCACAATGAAAGTGCTTTTAGCTAAAGATGCCTCTTTAGTGAATAAAGGAAACTCCGAAGGCAAAACTCCTTTGATGGAAGCTGCCCGCCACGGAAACGCTGAAACGATCAAGATTTTGTTAGACGCCGGCGCTGATAAAAAAGCCAAAAATTCATCTGGAAAAACAGCTTTAGATATCGCAACAAAAGCGCAAAACCAAAAAGCCGTCACTCTACTTTCCGCAAAAAAATAA
- a CDS encoding superoxide dismutase family protein, producing MIFFLFILGLTGGVKAQESKGPAGKPAHDKPMPPVSVILKDAQGKQVGDVNFTQEAEGVKTVVNLTGMPDGTYAFHIHEKGSCLPPEFKSAGDHFNPDKKKHGQVKGGPHAGDFKNVEVKSGRGHLEEINKNISLLSGPNSLLRAEGTSVVVHEKGDDYKSQPAGASGKRIACGVVKTPDRAN from the coding sequence ATGATCTTTTTTCTCTTCATACTTGGACTAACAGGTGGAGTAAAAGCGCAGGAATCCAAAGGTCCTGCAGGAAAACCTGCACATGACAAACCTATGCCTCCAGTTTCAGTCATCTTGAAAGATGCTCAAGGAAAACAAGTGGGCGACGTGAACTTCACTCAAGAAGCCGAAGGTGTAAAAACGGTCGTGAATCTAACCGGTATGCCAGATGGCACCTATGCGTTTCACATTCATGAAAAAGGAAGCTGTCTGCCGCCGGAGTTCAAATCTGCGGGTGATCACTTCAACCCCGATAAGAAAAAACACGGCCAAGTAAAGGGGGGACCGCACGCTGGGGACTTTAAGAATGTCGAAGTGAAAAGCGGTCGCGGTCACTTGGAAGAAATTAATAAAAACATCTCTCTATTATCGGGCCCGAACTCACTGCTAAGAGCTGAAGGCACTTCGGTCGTCGTGCATGAAAAAGGCGACGACTACAAAAGCCAACCTGCAGGAGCTTCAGGAAAGCGAATCGCTTGCGGAGTCGTAAAAACTCCGGACCGCGCAAATTAA
- a CDS encoding BON domain-containing protein, producing the protein MSRLGQKSRRRQPDQLAEDEAKDSPRVEEQESQPGDFNPKSTFSAIYESSQTPRRSYTGRGPKNYKRSDERIREEVCEMLTRDQYVDAYNIDVDVVDGEVILRGTVPDRHMKYLAEDSVEKVFGVKDISNRLHVDRHEDLIRKHGRH; encoded by the coding sequence ATGAGTCGCCTAGGGCAAAAATCTCGTCGCCGTCAGCCCGATCAATTGGCTGAAGATGAAGCCAAAGATTCTCCTCGTGTTGAAGAACAAGAAAGTCAACCAGGGGACTTCAATCCGAAATCCACGTTCAGCGCGATCTATGAGAGTTCACAAACTCCCCGTCGTTCTTACACGGGCCGAGGTCCTAAAAACTACAAACGCAGTGACGAACGCATTCGCGAAGAAGTCTGCGAAATGCTGACACGCGATCAATATGTCGATGCTTACAATATTGATGTCGATGTCGTGGATGGCGAAGTCATCCTTCGCGGCACCGTCCCTGACCGTCACATGAAGTATCTTGCCGAAGATTCCGTAGAAAAAGTATTCGGAGTGAAGGACATTTCAAACCGCCTGCACGTCGATCGTCACGAAGATCTGATCCGCAAACACGGGCGCCACTAA
- a CDS encoding DEAD/DEAH box helicase has translation MKFSELNLDSQLYSAIHSMNYEDCTPVQSQAIPVILEGKDVAGLAQTGTGKTAAFVIPLMERILRARPAAGDVTEEQKAVIEKRAFKDWKPQNFILVLVPTRELAEQVQDNILKLGEHSGLKGFAIYGGTGYDKQKDALKNGVEFIVATPGRLIDLYKEHLVDLKQVRAIVFDEADRMFDMGFKDDMKYILQRVPRERQFLVFSATLNFDVLNTAYQFGSEPVEINISRDQAKAENVKDQIFHVGSDEKPQHLLSLLKVNNPKQAIIFTNFKLSVEKIAKFLVDNGVPAMAISSLLTQAQRNRVIEQFKAENNMNILVATDVAARGLDIKGVDLVINYELPMDSESYVHRIGRTGRAGTTGHAYSLVGDKDIESLARIEEYLKHKIEVGYLENDQLIQDFKPMPRHHEGHYPKSLDRARAPRGERGDRQGGGERRSGGGPNRPRRDGEQRRHDKGPRPERGERDQHKSAQGGQNRGPRPEHKKHDGPRKPQHGKRPEHKKHEHRKGPHQHHQGKKTPAVVAQKSLGQKISGFFKRLFS, from the coding sequence TTGAAATTCTCAGAATTGAATTTAGATTCTCAATTGTATTCGGCAATCCATAGTATGAACTATGAGGATTGCACTCCCGTCCAGTCGCAAGCTATCCCCGTGATCTTAGAAGGCAAAGACGTTGCTGGTCTTGCTCAAACAGGTACAGGTAAAACGGCCGCTTTTGTTATTCCTCTTATGGAGCGCATTTTAAGAGCGCGCCCTGCTGCAGGTGATGTCACAGAAGAACAAAAAGCTGTGATCGAAAAGCGCGCTTTCAAAGACTGGAAACCTCAGAACTTTATTTTAGTTTTGGTACCGACGCGCGAGTTGGCTGAACAGGTTCAGGATAACATCCTAAAACTGGGCGAGCACTCCGGCCTTAAGGGCTTTGCGATTTACGGTGGGACAGGTTACGACAAACAAAAAGATGCTTTGAAAAACGGCGTAGAATTTATCGTCGCAACGCCAGGTCGTTTGATCGATCTTTACAAAGAACACTTGGTGGACTTGAAACAAGTTCGCGCGATCGTGTTCGATGAAGCTGATCGTATGTTCGACATGGGTTTTAAAGACGACATGAAGTACATCTTGCAACGTGTACCTCGTGAGCGTCAGTTCCTAGTCTTCAGTGCGACTTTGAACTTTGATGTTTTAAATACGGCTTACCAGTTCGGTTCAGAGCCTGTTGAAATCAACATCAGCCGTGATCAAGCCAAAGCTGAAAACGTGAAAGATCAGATCTTCCATGTGGGCAGTGATGAAAAGCCCCAGCATCTTTTATCTTTGTTAAAAGTGAACAATCCAAAACAAGCGATCATCTTCACGAACTTTAAGTTGAGTGTTGAAAAGATTGCGAAGTTCTTGGTGGATAATGGTGTTCCTGCGATGGCGATTTCAAGCCTTCTGACTCAAGCGCAGCGCAACCGCGTGATTGAGCAGTTTAAAGCAGAAAACAACATGAACATCCTAGTGGCTACGGATGTGGCGGCTCGTGGTTTGGATATCAAAGGTGTCGACCTTGTGATCAACTACGAACTTCCCATGGACAGTGAATCTTACGTTCACCGTATCGGTCGTACAGGCCGTGCGGGAACAACAGGTCACGCGTATTCCTTGGTTGGCGATAAAGACATCGAGTCTTTGGCGCGTATCGAAGAATATTTGAAACATAAAATTGAAGTTGGTTATCTTGAAAACGATCAATTGATTCAAGATTTCAAACCAATGCCAAGACATCACGAAGGTCACTATCCAAAATCATTGGATCGTGCTCGTGCGCCTCGCGGAGAGCGTGGTGATCGACAAGGCGGCGGCGAACGTCGCAGTGGTGGCGGACCAAATCGTCCACGCCGTGATGGTGAACAACGCCGTCATGACAAAGGACCTCGTCCAGAGCGCGGTGAACGTGATCAACACAAGTCAGCTCAAGGCGGTCAAAACCGCGGACCTCGTCCTGAACATAAAAAACACGACGGACCACGCAAGCCACAACACGGTAAGCGTCCAGAGCACAAAAAGCATGAGCACCGCAAAGGTCCTCATCAACACCACCAAGGCAAGAAAACGCCGGCCGTGGTCGCTCAAAAATCCTTGGGACAAAAGATCTCAGGATTCTTCAAACGACTTTTCTCATAA
- a CDS encoding alpha/beta fold hydrolase: MSYLNNFYHHIYGPENGRRWVFVHGLMGYGQNWRKIISGIEGTERCLAYDQRGHGRSFQPESGYAPEDYADDLKMIVDELGWEKFILVGHSMGGRNVLNFATRFPDYVERLVIEDIGPEGNPKAHEYYEYLLNLVPAPFANREQAKEYFFGEFIKTAKTRENVQVMANYFYANMEEKPNGLVDWRFSKQGIIDSVRLGRGEGRWNEIEALEVPTLLVRGAQSQELSHENYQKMLASNRLIKGVEIPNAGHWVHSDQPQAFSEALRLFVGGF; encoded by the coding sequence ATGTCTTATCTCAACAATTTTTATCATCACATTTACGGCCCTGAAAACGGAAGACGCTGGGTTTTCGTGCACGGCCTGATGGGCTACGGGCAAAACTGGCGCAAGATCATTTCCGGCATCGAGGGCACTGAGCGTTGCTTAGCCTACGATCAGCGAGGCCACGGCCGCTCTTTTCAGCCTGAATCTGGTTATGCGCCCGAAGACTATGCGGACGACTTGAAAATGATTGTCGACGAGCTAGGGTGGGAAAAGTTCATCCTGGTCGGGCACTCCATGGGTGGTCGCAATGTTTTAAACTTTGCAACCCGCTTTCCAGATTACGTGGAACGTCTGGTGATTGAAGATATCGGACCTGAAGGGAACCCGAAGGCCCACGAGTATTACGAATATTTATTGAATTTAGTCCCAGCTCCTTTCGCGAACCGCGAACAAGCCAAAGAGTATTTCTTTGGAGAGTTCATTAAAACCGCAAAGACCCGCGAAAACGTGCAGGTCATGGCCAACTATTTTTACGCCAACATGGAAGAAAAGCCGAATGGTCTTGTCGACTGGCGCTTCTCGAAACAAGGGATCATCGATTCGGTCCGCTTGGGGCGAGGTGAGGGCCGTTGGAACGAGATTGAGGCCTTGGAGGTCCCCACTCTTTTGGTTCGCGGGGCCCAATCCCAAGAGCTCAGCCATGAAAACTATCAGAAGATGTTGGCTAGCAACCGCTTGATTAAGGGCGTCGAAATCCCGAATGCGGGCCACTGGGTCCACTCAGATCAACCTCAGGCTTTTAGCGAGGCTTTGCGCCTGTTTGTGGGCGGCTTTTAA
- a CDS encoding poly(A) polymerase, giving the protein MMSQNRPQLHEDWIDSYALRIVRNLQDAGFETYLVGGCVRDLLVGIHPKDFDIATSALPNQVRKKVPNAYVIGRRFKLVLVKRGDHQFEVATFRRNVTAEEISTGDDSVEGDNYFGTSEEDAQRRDFTCNAVFYDPVQHKLIDHCGGLQDIQDRVLRMIGDPKGRLIEDPIRILRAIRLSHKLHFSIESSMRAAIAECSPELKKSVLPRRREEWLKFLRLKEPHLAFMELFDLHILEQILPGLNSVFMDPHQMEIFEIHLARMNSAGINKDDSTELFAAFMMAFMKAKYGEEPWNHDEILNDPKLAYFMREEMGIFKQEGAIFFKALHIMQGLHRIENYSRKGERRQMAFVHNEGFGLAMKLAFMDYSLSASQMHYWLQQVEKYRGGMPVKASSEESHH; this is encoded by the coding sequence ATGATGTCCCAAAATAGACCCCAGCTCCATGAGGACTGGATTGATTCGTATGCTTTAAGAATTGTGCGCAACCTGCAGGATGCTGGCTTTGAGACTTACCTGGTCGGCGGCTGCGTGCGTGATTTGCTTGTGGGCATTCATCCAAAAGACTTCGATATCGCAACCAGCGCTCTTCCCAATCAAGTTCGTAAAAAAGTTCCTAATGCTTATGTCATTGGCCGCCGCTTCAAACTTGTTCTGGTAAAACGTGGAGATCATCAATTCGAAGTCGCTACTTTCCGTCGCAATGTCACGGCCGAGGAAATTTCCACTGGAGATGACTCGGTTGAAGGCGATAACTACTTCGGAACTTCCGAAGAAGATGCGCAACGCCGCGACTTTACCTGCAACGCCGTTTTTTATGATCCCGTTCAACACAAACTGATCGATCATTGCGGCGGGCTTCAAGATATCCAAGATCGCGTTCTGCGCATGATCGGCGATCCGAAAGGTCGCTTGATTGAAGATCCGATTCGTATTTTGCGCGCGATCCGTCTTTCTCATAAATTGCATTTTTCTATTGAGTCTTCGATGCGTGCTGCGATCGCCGAATGCAGTCCGGAATTAAAAAAATCCGTTCTGCCTCGCCGTCGTGAAGAGTGGTTGAAGTTCTTGCGCCTTAAAGAGCCGCACTTGGCCTTCATGGAACTTTTTGATTTGCACATCCTAGAGCAAATTCTTCCAGGCCTGAATTCCGTCTTCATGGATCCGCACCAAATGGAAATCTTTGAGATCCATTTAGCGCGCATGAATTCAGCGGGCATTAACAAAGATGATTCCACCGAATTGTTCGCGGCTTTCATGATGGCATTTATGAAAGCGAAGTACGGTGAAGAGCCTTGGAACCACGATGAAATCTTGAATGATCCAAAACTTGCTTACTTCATGCGAGAGGAAATGGGCATCTTCAAACAAGAGGGCGCCATTTTCTTTAAAGCTTTACACATCATGCAAGGTCTTCACCGCATCGAAAACTATTCGCGCAAAGGTGAAAGAAGACAGATGGCTTTCGTTCACAATGAAGGTTTCGGTCTGGCGATGAAGCTGGCGTTTATGGATTACTCTTTGTCTGCTTCGCAAATGCACTATTGGTTGCAGCAAGTGGAAAAGTACCGTGGAGGAATGCCGGTGAAGGCTTCTTCCGAGGAATCCCATCATTAA
- a CDS encoding cyclic nucleotide-binding domain-containing protein, whose translation MGQEKKNTFLIVSGDKTRIQRCTDILTRNFPNCTVFHGSEWFETKYKLDNVHPKAILVDEYLPKGSGFDIVSKILKEKNNDDISIVIMSYVADHDIFHQEVTSGRIQFLTEPDREQAVIDCISKIVSPKKQEDPQQQYELKQLQPGEVLFKEGDRTELAYIVKKGSLRAYCLDNEGDRIMLGEIMAGEFVGEMGHFNQDPRSATVEAITEVELIAIPNSAIENVIFTRPSWAKALVKTLSQRLKKANKALTG comes from the coding sequence ATGGGGCAGGAAAAAAAGAACACGTTCTTGATCGTCAGCGGAGATAAAACACGCATCCAGCGTTGCACCGATATTCTCACCCGCAATTTTCCAAACTGCACAGTCTTTCACGGATCTGAGTGGTTTGAGACCAAGTACAAACTGGACAACGTTCACCCGAAAGCCATTCTGGTAGATGAATATCTGCCGAAGGGTTCCGGCTTTGATATCGTCAGTAAAATTCTGAAAGAAAAAAATAATGACGACATTTCTATCGTCATTATGTCTTATGTTGCCGATCACGATATCTTTCATCAAGAAGTGACCTCGGGCCGTATTCAGTTCTTAACGGAACCGGATCGTGAACAAGCCGTTATTGATTGCATTTCAAAAATAGTGTCTCCGAAAAAACAAGAAGATCCGCAACAGCAATATGAATTGAAGCAGTTGCAACCGGGCGAGGTGCTTTTCAAAGAAGGCGATCGCACCGAACTGGCTTACATCGTGAAAAAAGGTAGCTTGCGCGCTTATTGCCTGGATAACGAAGGCGATCGCATCATGCTAGGTGAAATCATGGCCGGAGAATTTGTCGGAGAAATGGGTCACTTCAATCAAGATCCACGCTCTGCCACAGTCGAAGCCATCACTGAAGTAGAGCTTATTGCTATTCCAAATAGCGCCATTGAAAATGTGATATTCACGCGGCCTTCATGGGCTAAGGCGTTGGTAAAAACACTTTCTCAGCGTCTTAAGAAAGCCAATAAAGCTTTAACAGGTTAA
- a CDS encoding prolyl oligopeptidase family serine peptidase → MTFSKSILLLPFLLVACKTNTMQKEMAKPYEAEDKYLWLEEVESPKALQFAKDENKKTLEHFKKNPLFKSLEADIRKILLAKDRVPGVSLKNGDLYNFWQDEKHVRGLWRKTALESYKTAQPQWDVIIDVDALAKKDGENWVWKGASTLPPHHERALVYLSRGGKDAVVVREFDMKTKQFIKGGFELPEEKSNVSWKDENTVLVGTNFGPDSMTDSGYPRIVKEWKRGTPLSEAKTKIEGVKEDMSVYGYTQFTPEGTYTFFTKRVGFYEGVDWYELPDGSRVEIPMPHDAEFNGVFKNQFLYLLRSDLGGFKQGSLVALPVDKVSLGKNAHKFLQLIFAPTDTRFLQGVSSSKNYLFLYTIDNVLSKIVKASYEGEKWKLENVELGGNGMAYVTSTEDESDTYLAQYVDFLTPFSTFVGDAADPQNKLELIKKSPERFNPQGLKITRHLATSKDGTKIPYFMVAKENIKLDGKNPTLQYGYGGFEAAMQPSYLGSIGKVWLERGGVYVLTNLRGGGEFGPAWHKAVLKENRYKVYEDNIAISEDLIARGVTSPEHLGISGRSNGGLLTGATFTQRPDLYNAVIVGVPLLDMLRYHKLLAGASWMDEYGNPDDPKMREAILKYSPYQKVNAQTKYPEVFFMTSTKDDRVHPGHARKMVAKMREQGHPLFYYENMEGGHAGNANIEQSILWNTLEYTYLWEKLK, encoded by the coding sequence ATGACATTTTCGAAATCCATTCTGCTATTGCCCTTTCTGCTAGTGGCTTGTAAAACCAATACCATGCAAAAAGAAATGGCGAAGCCTTACGAAGCGGAAGACAAATATCTTTGGTTAGAAGAAGTCGAAAGCCCGAAAGCTTTGCAGTTCGCCAAAGATGAAAATAAAAAAACTCTCGAGCACTTCAAAAAGAATCCTCTGTTCAAATCTTTGGAAGCCGATATTCGCAAAATTCTATTGGCGAAGGATCGTGTTCCGGGCGTCAGCCTCAAAAATGGAGATCTGTATAATTTCTGGCAAGACGAAAAACACGTGCGTGGACTTTGGAGAAAAACAGCTCTTGAAAGTTATAAAACCGCACAGCCCCAGTGGGACGTGATTATCGACGTCGATGCTCTAGCCAAGAAAGACGGGGAAAACTGGGTTTGGAAGGGCGCTTCCACTTTACCGCCACATCATGAAAGAGCTTTGGTGTATTTATCTCGCGGAGGTAAAGACGCCGTTGTTGTTCGTGAGTTCGATATGAAGACGAAGCAATTCATCAAAGGGGGCTTCGAGCTTCCTGAAGAAAAAAGCAACGTTTCGTGGAAAGATGAAAACACCGTTTTAGTCGGAACTAATTTTGGTCCCGACTCCATGACGGATTCTGGGTATCCTCGTATTGTCAAAGAATGGAAGCGCGGCACGCCACTTAGCGAAGCTAAAACTAAGATCGAAGGCGTGAAGGAAGACATGTCGGTCTATGGTTATACACAGTTCACTCCTGAAGGAACTTACACTTTCTTTACGAAACGTGTTGGTTTTTACGAAGGTGTGGATTGGTACGAACTTCCGGATGGAAGCCGTGTTGAAATCCCTATGCCTCACGATGCGGAATTCAATGGCGTCTTTAAAAATCAGTTCTTATATCTTTTGCGTTCCGACCTAGGTGGCTTTAAGCAAGGAAGTCTTGTGGCTTTACCTGTGGATAAAGTCTCTTTAGGAAAAAATGCGCACAAGTTCTTGCAGCTGATATTTGCGCCGACAGACACACGATTCCTTCAAGGCGTGTCTTCTTCGAAGAATTATCTTTTCCTTTACACGATTGATAATGTTCTTTCTAAAATCGTGAAGGCTTCTTATGAAGGCGAGAAGTGGAAGCTTGAAAATGTCGAATTGGGCGGAAATGGTATGGCTTATGTCACTTCGACCGAGGATGAAAGTGACACCTACCTTGCTCAATACGTGGATTTCTTAACACCGTTTTCTACTTTCGTTGGAGATGCTGCCGATCCACAAAATAAATTAGAGCTTATTAAAAAATCTCCAGAAAGATTTAATCCGCAAGGATTGAAAATCACCCGTCACTTGGCGACAAGCAAAGACGGAACGAAAATCCCTTACTTCATGGTCGCAAAAGAAAATATCAAGTTGGATGGAAAAAATCCGACGCTTCAGTACGGCTATGGAGGTTTTGAAGCCGCGATGCAGCCGAGCTACTTGGGTTCGATAGGAAAAGTCTGGTTAGAACGAGGCGGAGTTTATGTTTTGACAAATCTTCGCGGCGGCGGAGAGTTTGGTCCGGCTTGGCATAAGGCGGTCTTAAAAGAAAATCGCTATAAAGTATACGAAGACAATATTGCGATTTCCGAAGATCTTATTGCTCGTGGCGTGACTTCGCCTGAGCACTTAGGAATTTCCGGGCGCTCTAACGGAGGGCTTCTTACCGGGGCGACCTTCACACAACGCCCCGACCTTTACAATGCGGTTATTGTGGGCGTCCCGCTTTTGGATATGCTTCGCTACCATAAACTCTTAGCGGGGGCGAGCTGGATGGATGAATATGGAAATCCTGACGATCCAAAAATGCGTGAAGCGATTTTAAAATATTCTCCTTATCAAAAAGTGAATGCGCAAACGAAGTATCCCGAAGTCTTTTTTATGACCAGCACAAAAGATGATCGCGTTCATCCCGGTCACGCTAGAAAAATGGTGGCTAAGATGCGCGAACAAGGTCATCCGCTTTTCTATTATGAAAACATGGAAGGCGGGCACGCCGGCAATGCCAACATCGAACAAAGTATTCTGTGGAATACCTTAGAATATACTTATCTTTGGGAAAAACTGAAGTAA